In Alistipes ihumii AP11, a genomic segment contains:
- a CDS encoding Gfo/Idh/MocA family oxidoreductase → MKRREFLKTFAGMAALTVVPRHVLGGVGYTAPSDQLTKGIIGVGGMGRGHYGYAGTRLVAICDVDKNHLEAGRQLAGEKVATYSDYRQLIADPNVDIVHIATPPHWHGIMSVEAAAAGKDIWCEKPMTRTIGEGKRVKEAVERNGNIFRLNTWFRFTDTFYGMNTTVDKIKKLVDSGMLGWPLKVTISKHTGFDWKFFWVGQPQLEEMKVPAELDYDMWLGPAPYKPYNPHRVHGTFRGYWDYDAGGLGDMGQHYIDPVQYLLGKDDTSPVSVEIDAPQQHPDAVGTWRKIEYTYDDGCKIVLWGEDNGDPNDAYIEGPNGKLYRNFRCDIPDWEAKLAEYPDPMPQQTDFLDCVRTRRKFALNEQNGFRSATIVNMGAVALRLGRSLRFDPEKLQFIDDDAANRLIDQPMRAPWTI, encoded by the coding sequence ATGAAGAGAAGGGAATTCCTGAAAACGTTCGCCGGCATGGCCGCGCTGACCGTCGTCCCGCGTCATGTTCTGGGCGGCGTCGGTTACACGGCTCCGAGCGACCAGCTGACTAAAGGTATCATCGGCGTAGGCGGCATGGGCCGAGGCCATTACGGATACGCGGGTACGCGTCTGGTCGCGATCTGCGACGTCGACAAGAATCATTTGGAGGCCGGACGGCAGTTGGCCGGCGAGAAAGTGGCAACCTATTCCGACTATCGTCAGCTGATCGCCGATCCGAACGTCGATATCGTACATATCGCTACGCCGCCGCACTGGCACGGCATCATGTCGGTGGAGGCCGCCGCGGCCGGTAAGGATATCTGGTGCGAGAAACCGATGACGCGCACCATCGGCGAGGGCAAGCGGGTTAAGGAGGCCGTGGAGCGTAACGGCAATATTTTCCGTTTGAATACTTGGTTCCGCTTCACCGATACGTTTTACGGCATGAACACGACTGTCGACAAGATCAAGAAGCTCGTCGACAGCGGCATGCTCGGTTGGCCGCTGAAGGTGACCATCAGCAAGCATACCGGTTTCGACTGGAAGTTCTTCTGGGTGGGGCAGCCCCAGCTCGAAGAGATGAAGGTCCCCGCCGAGCTCGACTACGACATGTGGCTCGGTCCGGCTCCCTACAAACCCTACAATCCGCATCGAGTTCACGGGACGTTCCGCGGATACTGGGATTACGATGCGGGCGGACTGGGAGACATGGGGCAACATTACATCGACCCGGTTCAGTATCTGCTGGGCAAGGACGATACGAGCCCCGTCTCGGTCGAGATCGACGCTCCCCAGCAGCATCCCGATGCCGTGGGCACTTGGCGCAAGATCGAGTATACCTACGACGACGGCTGCAAGATCGTTCTCTGGGGCGAGGACAACGGTGATCCGAACGACGCTTATATCGAAGGACCGAACGGGAAGCTTTACCGCAATTTCCGGTGCGACATACCCGATTGGGAAGCCAAGCTGGCCGAATATCCCGATCCGATGCCCCAGCAGACCGATTTTCTGGACTGTGTGCGTACGCGCCGGAAGTTTGCGCTCAACGAGCAGAACGGATTCCGCTCGGCGACGATCGTCAACATGGGCGCCGTGGCTCTCCGGCTGGGACGGTCGTTGCGGTTCGATCCCGAGAAGCTGCAGTTTATCGACGACGATGCGGCCAACCGGCTGATCGACCAGCCGATGCGCGCGCCTTGGACCATTTAA
- a CDS encoding TolC family protein, which translates to MKRKYSALLAVAGAAVMLGGCNIYRPYSRPQMETAGLYRDTVSVTDTLSGDTVNFGNRPWQEVFTDPKLQSLIEQGLSSNIDLLSAALVVQEYQAQLTAARLAYVPSFTLAPSGELSWVQHGSLQKTYTLPLSASWEVDLFGKLLNSKRGAKAAWLQSEATLRAVRTQVISGIATGYYTLLMLDRQLEITEQTIENWSLTVRMMKAMKLAGNVNEAAVVQSEANYYAVCASKTDLLRSIRETENALSLLLGQPGQHIDRGAWDEQQLPDDFSAGVPVQLLSNRPDVQAAEMALVAATANTNVARSAFYPQLSIGANGGWTNNLGAMIVNPAQAIFNATGNLVAPLFARGQNRARLKTAKAQQEEARLAFQKSLLSAGNEVSDALFQYNSAAEKEAFRKEQIASLERSVSYSEQLLYLGTSTYLEVITAQQSLLSAQLSGVQDRFEQMQAVVYLYQALGGGR; encoded by the coding sequence ATGAAACGAAAATATAGCGCGTTGCTGGCCGTGGCGGGTGCGGCGGTGATGCTGGGCGGCTGCAATATTTACCGTCCCTACAGCCGGCCTCAGATGGAGACGGCCGGACTGTACCGCGACACGGTTTCCGTCACCGACACGCTTTCGGGCGATACGGTCAACTTCGGGAACAGGCCGTGGCAGGAGGTGTTCACCGATCCGAAGCTGCAGTCGCTGATCGAACAGGGGTTGTCCAGCAATATCGACTTGTTGTCGGCAGCGTTGGTCGTGCAGGAATATCAGGCGCAGCTGACTGCGGCTCGTCTGGCCTACGTTCCTTCGTTTACGCTGGCGCCGAGCGGCGAGCTGTCGTGGGTTCAGCACGGGTCGCTGCAGAAGACCTATACGCTTCCGCTGTCGGCCAGCTGGGAAGTCGATCTGTTCGGCAAACTGCTCAATTCGAAGCGGGGAGCCAAGGCCGCATGGCTTCAGAGCGAGGCGACGCTGAGAGCCGTTCGCACGCAGGTGATTTCGGGCATAGCTACCGGCTATTATACGTTGCTGATGCTCGACCGTCAGTTGGAAATCACCGAGCAGACGATCGAGAACTGGAGCCTGACCGTCCGGATGATGAAAGCGATGAAGCTGGCCGGCAATGTCAATGAGGCGGCCGTTGTCCAAAGCGAGGCCAATTACTATGCCGTGTGCGCGTCGAAGACCGATCTGTTGCGTTCGATTCGCGAGACGGAAAACGCTCTCTCGTTGCTGCTGGGACAGCCCGGGCAGCATATCGACCGGGGCGCGTGGGACGAGCAGCAGCTTCCGGACGATTTCTCGGCGGGCGTTCCCGTTCAGCTTTTGTCGAACCGCCCCGACGTGCAGGCAGCCGAGATGGCCTTGGTCGCTGCAACGGCCAATACGAACGTAGCCCGTTCGGCGTTCTATCCGCAGTTGTCCATAGGCGCTAACGGCGGATGGACCAATAATTTGGGCGCGATGATCGTCAATCCGGCTCAGGCGATTTTCAACGCGACGGGCAATCTGGTGGCTCCGTTGTTCGCCCGGGGCCAGAACCGGGCGCGTCTGAAAACGGCCAAGGCGCAGCAAGAGGAGGCTCGGCTGGCTTTTCAGAAAAGCCTGTTGAGTGCCGGCAACGAAGTGAGCGATGCGCTGTTCCAGTATAACAGTGCTGCCGAGAAAGAAGCCTTCCGCAAAGAACAGATCGCTTCGCTCGAGCGTTCGGTCAGCTATTCCGAGCAGTTGCTCTATTTGGGGACCTCGACCTATCTGGAAGTCATCACCGCACAGCAATCGCTGCTGAGTGCTCAGCTTTCGGGCGTACAGGACCGGTTCGAGCAGATGCAGGCTGTCGTCTATCTCTATCAGGCATTGGGCGGCGGCAGATAA
- a CDS encoding efflux RND transporter periplasmic adaptor subunit, whose product MRVVGTLCKGLTFLLSGVAAVSCGNSNAGQNMAGGVPEFAVETLEPVSVDLKTTIPATIRGLQDVEIRPRVSGFITKLCVDEGAVVKKGQPLFLIDKVQYEAARNAAEAAVKVAEANVATNRLTVKNKTDLQAQNIISEYDLEMAQNTLKTAEAQLAQAKAQLVSAEQDLAYTTVTSPSDGVVGSIPFRVGSLVSSSSAEPLTVVSDISKMYVYFTMNEKQLLEMTRRDGASLGKMVGNMPEVELMLADGSVYPQKGRIETLTGVIDTKTGSFTLRALFPNTDYVLRSGGTGNVLIPSQLDSALMVPQKATSEIQDKKFVYVLQPDSTVKNTPVEVFNLDDGKNYVVTSGLRAGDRIVVEGVATLKDGAKIKAITPAEAAARLNALSGAAGAAQQQARQ is encoded by the coding sequence ATGAGAGTCGTAGGAACTCTGTGTAAGGGGCTGACATTTTTGTTGTCGGGCGTTGCCGCCGTTTCGTGCGGTAATTCGAATGCAGGCCAGAACATGGCAGGAGGCGTTCCCGAGTTTGCGGTAGAGACGCTGGAGCCTGTCTCGGTCGATCTGAAAACGACTATTCCGGCCACGATCCGCGGGTTGCAGGACGTAGAGATCCGTCCGCGTGTCAGCGGCTTCATCACGAAGCTGTGCGTGGACGAAGGGGCCGTAGTGAAAAAAGGTCAGCCTTTGTTCCTGATCGACAAGGTGCAGTACGAGGCGGCCCGGAATGCGGCGGAGGCAGCCGTGAAGGTAGCCGAGGCCAACGTAGCTACGAATCGCCTGACGGTAAAGAACAAGACCGATCTGCAGGCGCAGAATATCATCAGCGAGTACGATCTGGAAATGGCTCAGAACACGCTGAAGACTGCCGAGGCCCAGCTCGCGCAGGCGAAAGCCCAGCTGGTGTCGGCCGAACAGGATTTGGCCTATACGACCGTAACGAGTCCTTCCGACGGCGTCGTCGGGTCGATTCCGTTCCGTGTGGGCAGCTTGGTCAGCTCGTCTTCGGCCGAGCCGCTGACCGTCGTGTCGGATATCTCGAAAATGTACGTTTACTTCACGATGAACGAGAAGCAGTTGCTGGAGATGACGCGCCGCGACGGAGCCTCGCTCGGCAAGATGGTCGGCAACATGCCCGAGGTCGAGCTGATGCTGGCCGACGGAAGCGTCTATCCCCAGAAAGGGCGGATCGAGACGCTGACCGGCGTGATCGATACGAAGACCGGCTCGTTCACGCTCCGGGCATTGTTCCCCAATACCGATTATGTGCTTCGCAGCGGCGGAACGGGCAATGTATTGATTCCGAGCCAGCTCGATTCGGCCCTGATGGTGCCGCAGAAAGCCACTTCCGAAATTCAGGACAAAAAGTTCGTTTACGTGCTTCAACCCGATTCGACGGTCAAGAATACGCCCGTCGAAGTGTTCAACCTCGACGACGGTAAGAACTATGTCGTGACATCGGGGCTTCGTGCCGGCGACCGGATCGTCGTAGAGGGCGTGGCGACGCTGAAGGACGGCGCCAAGATCAAGGCCATTACGCCCGCCGAGGCGGCCGCGCGGCTGAATGCCCTTTCGGGTGCGGCCGGAGCCGCTCAGCAGCAGGCCAGACAATAA
- a CDS encoding SIMPL domain-containing protein → MEDSRIRLAGSAMLAVGVIVAGWLLSGGIRHFKDSERVVTVKGLAEREVKADRVIWPLSYKEVGNDMLALYNAMESANAKIVGFLKSNGIAESEISVAPAEIVDMQAERYVPEGVRYRYNVTGVVTVTTTNVEQVLKLMSRQSDLLKQGVAIASGDYRYTPRFIYTSDALNALKPAMIEEATRNARAAADKFAHDSNSELGKIKSASQGLFSISDRDDNTPSIKTIRVVTTVEYYLKD, encoded by the coding sequence ATGGAAGATTCGAGGATTCGTTTGGCCGGTTCGGCCATGCTGGCCGTAGGGGTGATCGTAGCCGGTTGGTTGTTGAGCGGAGGTATCCGCCATTTCAAGGACAGTGAGCGCGTTGTAACTGTCAAGGGCCTTGCCGAAAGGGAAGTAAAGGCCGACCGGGTTATTTGGCCTCTGTCTTATAAGGAGGTGGGAAACGACATGCTCGCGCTGTACAATGCGATGGAAAGCGCGAACGCGAAGATCGTCGGTTTCTTGAAATCCAACGGGATCGCCGAATCCGAGATTTCGGTGGCTCCCGCCGAAATCGTCGACATGCAGGCCGAGCGCTATGTCCCCGAAGGCGTGCGTTATCGCTATAATGTGACCGGTGTCGTGACGGTAACGACGACCAACGTCGAGCAGGTGCTGAAGCTGATGTCGCGGCAGAGCGACCTGCTCAAGCAAGGCGTGGCGATCGCAAGCGGCGATTACCGTTATACCCCTCGCTTTATCTATACTTCCGACGCGCTGAATGCGCTGAAGCCGGCGATGATCGAGGAGGCTACTCGGAATGCCCGTGCGGCCGCCGACAAGTTCGCGCACGACTCCAATAGCGAGCTGGGCAAGATCAAGTCGGCCAGCCAAGGTCTGTTCTCGATTTCCGACCGCGATGACAATACGCCGAGCATCAAGACGATACGGGTCGTTACGACGGTCGAGTATTATCTGAAGGACTGA
- a CDS encoding efflux RND transporter permease subunit, which produces MKLDRFINRPVLSTVISVVIVILGLLGLVSLPVTQYPDIAPPTVRVNTSYQGANAQAVLNSVIAPLEEQINGVENMMYMTSTATNTGDASIEVYFKQGTDPDMAAVNVQNRVSKALGLLPSEVTQVGVTAEKRQTSMLLGFAFFSPDDRYDIKFLENYANINIIPEIKRIPGVGDAMVMGADYSMRIWLKPDVMAQYGLMPTDVAAALAEQNIEAAPGQFGESGDQSFQYIMRYKGRLQTEEEFGDIVVRATSDGEVLRLKDIANIELGRLTYGFSNHVNGHAGVTSLIFQTAGSNATQIINEIKSYLERIEPTLPPGMDYAVLLDTNEFLFASIHEVIKTLIEAFILVFLVVYIFLQDFRSTLIPAIAIPVALVGTFFVLYLIGFSVNLLTLSAMVLAIAIVVDDAIVVVEGVHAKLDQGYTSARKASIDAMSELSGAIVSITLVMMAVFIPVSFMTGTSGTFYRQFGLTMAIAIGFSAVNALTLSPALCAVFLKPHREEGEKKMSLIDRFHASFNAAYDVTLKKYKKSVLFFIHKRVLSFLIVAGSIVALFLLMKITPTGMVPNEDTGTVFAAVNLTPGTSKERTEAVMQQIDSLVAAHPAVKSRTSITGYSFMGGQGNSYGTSIIKLKDWSERQGEGLSSDDVVGALTMQTRQLVKDGQVMLFAPPMITGYGASNGFEFNLQDKTGGDLDRFFEVAQQFLGALNQRPEIMYAMTTFNPNFPQYMVDIDAAKCKQAGLSPKDILTTLQGYFGGLYASNFNRFGKLYRVMIQADPEARISPESLNGIMVRNGTEMAPITQFMSLRKVYGPDNINRFNMYTSMKVSGMPKPGVSSGEAIKAIEEVASQMLPTGYGFEFSSLSREEQSTGTSTTAMIFLLCLVFVYLLLSAQYESYILPLAVILSIPFGLLGTFIFAQIMGVENNIYLQIALIMLIGLLAKNAILIVQFALARRESGMSIASAAVSGAAARLRPILMTSFAMIIGLLPLMFASGVGANGNRSLGAGSVGGMLIGMILQLFVVPALFVAFQALQEKFKPIQWKDPDSSELDAEMQDLIK; this is translated from the coding sequence ATGAAGCTAGATAGATTTATCAATCGCCCGGTGCTTTCGACGGTCATCTCGGTCGTCATCGTCATTCTGGGTTTGCTGGGCTTGGTTTCGCTGCCCGTTACGCAATACCCCGATATCGCGCCGCCGACCGTCCGGGTGAACACGAGTTATCAGGGAGCCAATGCGCAGGCCGTGCTCAACAGCGTGATCGCTCCGCTCGAGGAGCAGATCAACGGTGTCGAGAACATGATGTACATGACTTCGACGGCGACCAATACCGGCGATGCCTCGATCGAGGTGTATTTCAAGCAGGGAACCGATCCCGACATGGCAGCCGTCAATGTGCAGAACCGTGTCTCGAAGGCGCTGGGGCTGTTGCCTTCGGAAGTGACTCAGGTCGGCGTGACGGCCGAGAAGCGGCAGACGAGTATGTTGCTCGGTTTCGCGTTCTTCAGCCCCGACGACCGTTATGATATCAAGTTCCTCGAGAACTATGCCAACATCAATATCATTCCCGAGATCAAGCGTATCCCCGGCGTGGGCGACGCGATGGTGATGGGTGCCGACTACTCGATGCGTATTTGGCTGAAGCCCGATGTGATGGCTCAGTACGGCCTGATGCCGACGGACGTAGCTGCCGCGCTGGCCGAACAGAATATCGAGGCCGCTCCCGGACAGTTCGGCGAGTCGGGCGACCAGTCGTTCCAGTATATCATGCGCTACAAGGGGCGTCTGCAGACCGAGGAGGAGTTCGGCGACATCGTCGTGCGCGCCACCTCCGACGGCGAGGTACTGCGACTCAAGGATATCGCCAATATCGAGCTGGGACGTCTGACCTATGGCTTCAGTAACCATGTGAACGGCCATGCGGGCGTGACTTCGCTGATCTTTCAGACGGCCGGATCGAATGCGACGCAGATCATCAATGAAATCAAGAGTTATTTGGAGCGAATCGAGCCGACGCTGCCTCCGGGCATGGACTATGCGGTTCTGCTCGATACGAACGAATTCCTGTTCGCTTCGATCCACGAAGTGATCAAGACGTTGATCGAGGCGTTCATTCTCGTGTTCTTGGTCGTTTACATTTTCCTGCAGGATTTCCGTTCGACGCTGATTCCGGCGATCGCCATTCCTGTCGCGCTTGTCGGTACGTTCTTCGTGCTGTACCTGATCGGGTTCAGCGTTAACTTGCTGACGTTGTCGGCTATGGTGCTTGCGATCGCAATCGTCGTCGATGACGCGATCGTCGTCGTGGAGGGAGTCCACGCCAAACTCGATCAGGGGTACACTTCCGCCCGCAAGGCGTCGATCGACGCGATGAGCGAGCTGAGCGGAGCGATCGTATCGATCACGCTCGTGATGATGGCCGTGTTCATTCCGGTGAGCTTCATGACCGGAACCTCGGGTACGTTCTACCGCCAGTTCGGTCTGACGATGGCGATCGCTATCGGCTTCTCGGCCGTGAACGCCCTGACGCTGAGTCCTGCCCTTTGCGCCGTGTTCCTGAAGCCTCATCGCGAGGAAGGCGAAAAGAAGATGAGCCTGATCGATCGTTTCCACGCATCGTTCAATGCCGCTTATGACGTAACGCTGAAAAAATACAAGAAGAGCGTGCTGTTCTTCATCCACAAGCGGGTATTGTCGTTCCTGATCGTCGCAGGCAGCATCGTGGCGCTTTTCCTGCTGATGAAGATCACTCCGACGGGTATGGTGCCCAACGAGGATACGGGTACCGTCTTCGCTGCCGTCAATCTGACCCCCGGAACGTCCAAGGAACGTACCGAGGCCGTGATGCAGCAGATTGACAGCCTGGTCGCTGCGCATCCGGCCGTCAAGTCGCGTACGTCGATCACCGGCTACAGCTTTATGGGCGGACAGGGTAACAGCTACGGTACGTCCATCATCAAGCTGAAGGACTGGAGCGAGCGACAGGGCGAGGGTCTGTCGTCCGACGATGTCGTCGGAGCGTTGACGATGCAGACCCGGCAGCTGGTCAAGGACGGGCAGGTCATGCTGTTCGCGCCGCCTATGATTACCGGTTACGGTGCGTCCAACGGTTTCGAATTCAACCTGCAGGATAAGACGGGAGGCGATCTGGACCGTTTCTTCGAAGTGGCGCAGCAGTTCCTCGGCGCGCTGAATCAGCGTCCCGAGATCATGTACGCCATGACTACGTTCAATCCGAACTTCCCGCAGTATATGGTTGACATCGATGCTGCGAAATGCAAGCAGGCGGGCCTGAGTCCGAAAGATATTCTGACGACGCTCCAAGGATACTTCGGCGGTCTGTACGCATCGAACTTCAACCGCTTCGGTAAGCTGTATCGCGTGATGATCCAAGCCGATCCGGAGGCCCGCATAAGTCCCGAATCGCTCAACGGCATCATGGTCCGTAACGGGACCGAGATGGCTCCGATCACGCAGTTCATGTCGCTCAGAAAGGTGTACGGTCCGGATAATATCAACCGTTTCAATATGTATACCTCGATGAAGGTCAGCGGCATGCCGAAGCCGGGCGTCAGCTCGGGCGAAGCGATCAAGGCGATCGAGGAGGTGGCGAGCCAGATGCTCCCGACCGGTTACGGATTCGAGTTCTCGAGCCTGAGCCGCGAGGAGCAGAGTACGGGTACCAGTACCACGGCCATGATCTTCTTGCTCTGCTTGGTATTCGTCTACCTGTTGCTGAGCGCCCAGTACGAGAGCTATATCCTTCCGCTGGCCGTGATTCTCTCGATTCCGTTCGGTTTGCTGGGGACGTTCATCTTCGCGCAGATTATGGGCGTCGAAAATAATATCTACTTGCAGATCGCGCTGATCATGCTGATCGGTCTGCTGGCCAAGAACGCGATCCTGATCGTGCAGTTCGCGCTGGCCCGCCGTGAGAGCGGCATGTCGATCGCTTCGGCGGCCGTTTCCGGTGCCGCCGCCCGTCTGCGACCGATTCTGATGACCTCGTTCGCGATGATCATCGGCCTGTTGCCGCTGATGTTCGCTTCGGGCGTAGGTGCCAACGGTAACCGTTCGCTGGGAGCCGGCTCGGTCGGCGGCATGCTTATCGGTATGATTCTGCAGCTGTTCGTCGTGCCCGCGCTGTTTGTCGCATTCCAAGCGCTGCAGGAGAAATTCAAGCCGATCCAGTGGAAGGATCCCGACTCGAGCGAGCTGGATGCCGAGATGCAAGATTTGATTAAGTAA